From Parasteatoda tepidariorum isolate YZ-2023 chromosome 1, CAS_Ptep_4.0, whole genome shotgun sequence, one genomic window encodes:
- the LOC107456351 gene encoding period circadian protein isoform X4, with the protein MAVKLTVQLLSREASETSLPILYQTMELYSCLINGINLEEMKKPSDWPQKQTDNYSDSIAGRKVNNWEDSTNNVNGVQPDMKSLVNTEDGSDLSQLSPVLTCIRTLNGSGFILEEERTKCVKSLCLSKLKNEVEISRKDGFLFAVSLRDGACLFTSAAITDHLGYPKDMLMGQSFINFMYDKDHLTFANHLTQGLNVCFTQGKRDDSHLVLNTFFCRMRVYQGLKFGYSVGSKPQYKPFKIILHINELVLDDICVEKPLATLCVKATATQVSSAYSVPKEIPAMTSFSTRHTASCHFSHVDASAIPYLGFLPQDMVGYSVFDFYHIDDMPQLKEIYELVIKEHGTSFRSKPYRFKVHNGCYIMLETEWSCFINPWSHKLEFVVGQHRVLKGPSDINIFTPCEISETNASDEIIKESQAIQKEIKVILSQSLENFQFKKNKRLCNKRKRDLVSFVYSCIDKANVNGDKFEVMEERGSHTDPDSVVMGDISPFREMNDSSVSSPPTVQQMRYQENIERFFASQPKTYSDGSDDFKNDKSSSVEEYQGSSSGSGNGSGSGNVSGNASKENQSASPNYDRKIQESGSNSSKGNMSSSITGDSGYGKSWAKEGTNDLDSSQAGPSKSKSSRMKNSCDSNEDNITFASCFALTEETLSAHNKISQKQIKQQRKNTSHKTAIPIKENRVQQNDVGHSKNKKNNRNHNLTSQTNTPTTATVHTGYRCAAPNPDRSNQDNFSTSITNANNSCLLSHNTCPGSGPIPTPFFVPVVYMGSVPCFPPAVNPFWSYTPTPNSENQNLPFNPVINFPLTPGFPFPTMPTYVENLNCNHHTVRSSGVTTTSHHSTTTTTVASETSTTFKNTVAGKEYSAYKKENTKMAKAAQNHKQDSEGIESDMQIDESLSSFTKSSSQQSQDKDEDMDFDVKKFYAASSSDKIELNSEIAFRYQMNTSNVDEVLKKDREMLKSMQQPDLVNKQLQMLQKEIKDENESKPKIEDGFCITEDIMLGLTTEEAVTEVS; encoded by the exons ttctaTTGCTGGTCGAAAAGTTAACAATTGGGAAGATAGTACAAATAATGTAAACGGAGTACAACCTGACATGAAATCTTTAGTTAACACAGAAGATGGGAGTGACTTGAGCCAATTATCCCCAGTGTTAACTTGCATCCGCACTTTGAACG GATCTGGATTTATACTAGAAGAGGAACGAACTAAATGTGTAAAAAGTTTATGCCTAAGTAAATTGAAGAATGAAGTGGAAATATCCAGAAAG gatggATTTTTGTTTGCAGTTTCTCTACGTGATGGAGCTTGCCTTTTCACCTCTGCAGCCATCACTGATCATTTGGGCTATCCAaaa gATATGCTTATGGGACagagtttcataaattttatgtacGATAAAGACCACTTGACTTTTGCTAATCATCTAACACAAGGACTGAATGTATGTTTTACTCAAGGGAAACGAG atgATTCTCATCTTGTTTTGAATACCTTTTTCTGTCGAATGAG agtatACCAAGGATTGAAGTTCGGATATTCTGTTGGTTCCAAGCCCCAATATAaaccattcaaaattattttacacattaaTGAATTGGTCTTAGATGATATTTGTGTTGAGAAACCATTAGCTACATTATGCGTGAAGGCAACAGCAACTCAAGTTTCATCTGCTTATTCTG ttcCCAAAGAAATTCCTGCAATGACTTCATTTTCTACTCGTCATACAGCATCTTGTCATTTCAGCCATGTTGATGCTAg TGCAATTCCTTACCTTGGATTTCTTCCACAAGATATGGTTGGATATTCAGTATTCGATTTTTATCATATTGATGATATGCCTCAACTCaaagaaatatatgaattaG tcattaaaGAACATGGAACGTCCTTTCGTAGCAAACCATATCGATTCAAAGTTCATAACGGATGTTATATCATGCTTGAAACAGAATGGTCCTGCTTTATTAATCCATGGtcacataagttagaatttgTTGTTGGGCAACATCGAGTTCTGAA gGGCCCATCagatattaacatttttacgCCTTGTGAAATCTCAGAGACCAATGCTTCTGATGAAATCATCAAAGAAAGTCAAGCTATACAGAAAGAAATCAAAGTTATACTGTCTCAG TCTTTGGAAAATTTccaattcaagaaaaataaaaggctTTGTAACAAAAGGAAACGAGATTTGGTTTCTTTTGTCTACAGCTGCATTGATAAAGCGAATGTGAATG gtGATAAATTTGAAGTTATGGAAGAACGTGGAAGTCATACA GATCCTGATAGTGTGGTTATGGGAGATATTTCACCATTTCGAGAAATGAATGACTCTAGTGTCTCTTCCCCACCAACTGTGCAACAAATGCGATATCAAGAAAACATTGaacg attttttgctaGTCAACCTAAAACTTATTCAGATGGCtctgatgattttaaaaatgataaaagctCGAGTGTCGAAGAGTATCAAGGTAGCAGTTCTGGCTCTGGAAATGGTTCAGGATCTGGAAACGTATCAG gtaACGCTTCCAAAGAAAATCAATCTGCTTCACCAAATTACGATCGTAAAATTCAGGAGTCTGGCAGCAATTCTTCAAAAGGCAATATGTCCTCTTCTATAACTGGAGACTCTGGTTATGGTAAAAGCTGGGCAAAAGAAGGTACCAATGATCTAGATTCAAGCCAGGCTGGTCCATCGAAATCCAAATCATCcagaatgaaaaattcttgtgACAGTAATGAGGACAATATTACTTTTGCATCTTGTTTTGCACTAACGGAAGAAACACTAAGTgctcataataaaataagtcaaaaacaAATCAAACAACAGCGCAAGAATACTTCACACAAGACAGCTATCCCTATTAAAGAAAACAGAGTCCAGCAAAATGATGTCGGgcattcgaaaaataaaaagaacaaccGAAATCATAATTTGACTTCTCAAACAAACACTCCCACCACTGCTACTGTTCACACAGGATATAGGTGCGCTGCTCCAAATCCTGACCGAAGCAatcaagataatttttcaacttcCATAACCAATGCAAACAATTCATGCCTTCTCTCGCACAATACTTGTCCTGGATCTGGTCCTATACCAACACCTTTCTTTGTTCCTG TTGTTTACATGGGAAGTGTACCTTGTTTCCCTCCTGCTGTGAATCCATTTTGGTCTTATACACCTACACCTAATTCAGAGAACCAAAATCTCCCTTTCAATCCAGTTATTAATTTCCCATTGACGCCAGGCTTTCCATTTCCAACAATGCCAACCTATGTTGAAAATCTAAACTGTAATCATCATACTGTTCGCTCATCTGGAGTCACCACTACTTCTCATCATAGCACAACTACTACTACAGTTGCATCTGAAACATCCACTACCTTTAAA aatactgTTGCTGGTAAAGAGTATTCAGCATACAAAAAAGAGAATACAAAAATGGCCAAAGCTGCACAAAACCATAAACAAGATAGTGAAGGCATTGAAAGTGATATGCAAATTGATGAATCATTGTCATCTTTTACAAAAAGCTCATCACAGCAGTCACAAGACAAAGATGag gaTATGGATTTTGAcgtgaaaaaattttacgctGCATCCAGTTCTGACAAAATAGAACTGAATTCTGAAATAGCTTTCAGATATCAAATGAATACATCAAATGTAgatgaagtattaaaaaaagatagggAAATGTTGAAATCAATGCAACAACCAGATCTTGTAAATAAACAACTACAAATGCTtcagaaagaaattaaagatgaaaatgaaagtaaacCTAAAATTGAAGATGGCTTTTGTATAACTGAAGACATAATGCTTGGTTTAACAACAGAAGAGGCTGTAACTGAAGTGAGTTAA
- the LOC107456351 gene encoding period circadian protein isoform X6, whose protein sequence is MKSLVNTEDGSDLSQLSPVLTCIRTLNGSGFILEEERTKCVKSLCLSKLKNEVEISRKDGFLFAVSLRDGACLFTSAAITDHLGYPKDMLMGQSFINFMYDKDHLTFANHLTQGLNVCFTQGKRDDSHLVLNTFFCRMRVYQGLKFGYSVGSKPQYKPFKIILHINELVLDDICVEKPLATLCVKATATQVSSAYSVPKEIPAMTSFSTRHTASCHFSHVDASAIPYLGFLPQDMVGYSVFDFYHIDDMPQLKEIYELVIKEHGTSFRSKPYRFKVHNGCYIMLETEWSCFINPWSHKLEFVVGQHRVLKGPSDINIFTPCEISETNASDEIIKESQAIQKEIKVILSQSLENFQFKKNKRLCNKRKRDLVSFVYSCIDKANVNGDKFEVMEERGSHTDPDSVVMGDISPFREMNDSSVSSPPTVQQMRYQENIERFFASQPKTYSDGSDDFKNDKSSSVEEYQGSSSGSGNGSGSGNVSGNASKENQSASPNYDRKIQESGSNSSKGNMSSSITGDSGYGKSWAKEGTNDLDSSQAGPSKSKSSRMKNSCDSNEDNITFASCFALTEETLSAHNKISQKQIKQQRKNTSHKTAIPIKENRVQQNDVGHSKNKKNNRNHNLTSQTNTPTTATVHTGYRCAAPNPDRSNQDNFSTSITNANNSCLLSHNTCPGSGPIPTPFFVPVVYMGSVPCFPPAVNPFWSYTPTPNSENQNLPFNPVINFPLTPGFPFPTMPTYVENLNCNHHTVRSSGVTTTSHHSTTTTTVASETSTTFKNTVAGKEYSAYKKENTKMAKAAQNHKQDSEGIESDMQIDESLSSFTKSSSQQSQDKDEDMDFDVKKFYAASSSDKIELNSEIAFRYQMNTSNVDEVLKKDREMLKSMQQPDLVNKQLQMLQKEIKDENESKPKIEDGFCITEDIMLGLTTEEAVTENSSSDPRKSIQK, encoded by the exons ATGAAATCTTTAGTTAACACAGAAGATGGGAGTGACTTGAGCCAATTATCCCCAGTGTTAACTTGCATCCGCACTTTGAACG GATCTGGATTTATACTAGAAGAGGAACGAACTAAATGTGTAAAAAGTTTATGCCTAAGTAAATTGAAGAATGAAGTGGAAATATCCAGAAAG gatggATTTTTGTTTGCAGTTTCTCTACGTGATGGAGCTTGCCTTTTCACCTCTGCAGCCATCACTGATCATTTGGGCTATCCAaaa gATATGCTTATGGGACagagtttcataaattttatgtacGATAAAGACCACTTGACTTTTGCTAATCATCTAACACAAGGACTGAATGTATGTTTTACTCAAGGGAAACGAG atgATTCTCATCTTGTTTTGAATACCTTTTTCTGTCGAATGAG agtatACCAAGGATTGAAGTTCGGATATTCTGTTGGTTCCAAGCCCCAATATAaaccattcaaaattattttacacattaaTGAATTGGTCTTAGATGATATTTGTGTTGAGAAACCATTAGCTACATTATGCGTGAAGGCAACAGCAACTCAAGTTTCATCTGCTTATTCTG ttcCCAAAGAAATTCCTGCAATGACTTCATTTTCTACTCGTCATACAGCATCTTGTCATTTCAGCCATGTTGATGCTAg TGCAATTCCTTACCTTGGATTTCTTCCACAAGATATGGTTGGATATTCAGTATTCGATTTTTATCATATTGATGATATGCCTCAACTCaaagaaatatatgaattaG tcattaaaGAACATGGAACGTCCTTTCGTAGCAAACCATATCGATTCAAAGTTCATAACGGATGTTATATCATGCTTGAAACAGAATGGTCCTGCTTTATTAATCCATGGtcacataagttagaatttgTTGTTGGGCAACATCGAGTTCTGAA gGGCCCATCagatattaacatttttacgCCTTGTGAAATCTCAGAGACCAATGCTTCTGATGAAATCATCAAAGAAAGTCAAGCTATACAGAAAGAAATCAAAGTTATACTGTCTCAG TCTTTGGAAAATTTccaattcaagaaaaataaaaggctTTGTAACAAAAGGAAACGAGATTTGGTTTCTTTTGTCTACAGCTGCATTGATAAAGCGAATGTGAATG gtGATAAATTTGAAGTTATGGAAGAACGTGGAAGTCATACA GATCCTGATAGTGTGGTTATGGGAGATATTTCACCATTTCGAGAAATGAATGACTCTAGTGTCTCTTCCCCACCAACTGTGCAACAAATGCGATATCAAGAAAACATTGaacg attttttgctaGTCAACCTAAAACTTATTCAGATGGCtctgatgattttaaaaatgataaaagctCGAGTGTCGAAGAGTATCAAGGTAGCAGTTCTGGCTCTGGAAATGGTTCAGGATCTGGAAACGTATCAG gtaACGCTTCCAAAGAAAATCAATCTGCTTCACCAAATTACGATCGTAAAATTCAGGAGTCTGGCAGCAATTCTTCAAAAGGCAATATGTCCTCTTCTATAACTGGAGACTCTGGTTATGGTAAAAGCTGGGCAAAAGAAGGTACCAATGATCTAGATTCAAGCCAGGCTGGTCCATCGAAATCCAAATCATCcagaatgaaaaattcttgtgACAGTAATGAGGACAATATTACTTTTGCATCTTGTTTTGCACTAACGGAAGAAACACTAAGTgctcataataaaataagtcaaaaacaAATCAAACAACAGCGCAAGAATACTTCACACAAGACAGCTATCCCTATTAAAGAAAACAGAGTCCAGCAAAATGATGTCGGgcattcgaaaaataaaaagaacaaccGAAATCATAATTTGACTTCTCAAACAAACACTCCCACCACTGCTACTGTTCACACAGGATATAGGTGCGCTGCTCCAAATCCTGACCGAAGCAatcaagataatttttcaacttcCATAACCAATGCAAACAATTCATGCCTTCTCTCGCACAATACTTGTCCTGGATCTGGTCCTATACCAACACCTTTCTTTGTTCCTG TTGTTTACATGGGAAGTGTACCTTGTTTCCCTCCTGCTGTGAATCCATTTTGGTCTTATACACCTACACCTAATTCAGAGAACCAAAATCTCCCTTTCAATCCAGTTATTAATTTCCCATTGACGCCAGGCTTTCCATTTCCAACAATGCCAACCTATGTTGAAAATCTAAACTGTAATCATCATACTGTTCGCTCATCTGGAGTCACCACTACTTCTCATCATAGCACAACTACTACTACAGTTGCATCTGAAACATCCACTACCTTTAAA aatactgTTGCTGGTAAAGAGTATTCAGCATACAAAAAAGAGAATACAAAAATGGCCAAAGCTGCACAAAACCATAAACAAGATAGTGAAGGCATTGAAAGTGATATGCAAATTGATGAATCATTGTCATCTTTTACAAAAAGCTCATCACAGCAGTCACAAGACAAAGATGag gaTATGGATTTTGAcgtgaaaaaattttacgctGCATCCAGTTCTGACAAAATAGAACTGAATTCTGAAATAGCTTTCAGATATCAAATGAATACATCAAATGTAgatgaagtattaaaaaaagatagggAAATGTTGAAATCAATGCAACAACCAGATCTTGTAAATAAACAACTACAAATGCTtcagaaagaaattaaagatgaaaatgaaagtaaacCTAAAATTGAAGATGGCTTTTGTATAACTGAAGACATAATGCTTGGTTTAACAACAGAAGAGGCTGTAACTGAA AATAGCAGCTCTGACCCACGCAAGAGCATCCAGAAATAA
- the LOC107456351 gene encoding period circadian protein isoform X5: protein MKSLVNTEDGSDLSQLSPVLTCIRTLNGSGFILEEERTKCVKSLCLSKLKNEVEISRKDGFLFAVSLRDGACLFTSAAITDHLGYPKDMLMGQSFINFMYDKDHLTFANHLTQGLNVCFTQGKRDDSHLVLNTFFCRMRVYQGLKFGYSVGSKPQYKPFKIILHINELVLDDICVEKPLATLCVKATATQVSSAYSVPKEIPAMTSFSTRHTASCHFSHVDASAIPYLGFLPQDMVGYSVFDFYHIDDMPQLKEIYELVIKEHGTSFRSKPYRFKVHNGCYIMLETEWSCFINPWSHKLEFVVGQHRVLKGPSDINIFTPCEISETNASDEIIKESQAIQKEIKVILSQSLENFQFKKNKRLCNKRKRDLVSFVYSCIDKANVNGDKFEVMEERGSHTDPDSVVMGDISPFREMNDSSVSSPPTVQQMRYQENIERFFASQPKTYSDGSDDFKNDKSSSVEEYQGSSSGSGNGSGSGNVSGNASKENQSASPNYDRKIQESGSNSSKGNMSSSITGDSGYGKSWAKEGTNDLDSSQAGPSKSKSSRMKNSCDSNEDNITFASCFALTEETLSAHNKISQKQIKQQRKNTSHKTAIPIKENRVQQNDVGHSKNKKNNRNHNLTSQTNTPTTATVHTGYRCAAPNPDRSNQDNFSTSITNANNSCLLSHNTCPGSGPIPTPFFVPVVYMGSVPCFPPAVNPFWSYTPTPNSENQNLPFNPVINFPLTPGFPFPTMPTYVENLNCNHHTVRSSGVTTTSHHSTTTTTVASETSTTFKNTVAGKEYSAYKKENTKMAKAAQNHKQDSEGIESDMQIDESLSSFTKSSSQQSQDKDEDMDFDVKKFYAASSSDKIELNSEIAFRYQMNTSNVDEVLKKDREMLKSMQQPDLVNKQLQMLQKEIKDENESKPKIEDGFCITEDIMLGLTTEEAVTEELEYRETSLLQLMCDDS from the exons ATGAAATCTTTAGTTAACACAGAAGATGGGAGTGACTTGAGCCAATTATCCCCAGTGTTAACTTGCATCCGCACTTTGAACG GATCTGGATTTATACTAGAAGAGGAACGAACTAAATGTGTAAAAAGTTTATGCCTAAGTAAATTGAAGAATGAAGTGGAAATATCCAGAAAG gatggATTTTTGTTTGCAGTTTCTCTACGTGATGGAGCTTGCCTTTTCACCTCTGCAGCCATCACTGATCATTTGGGCTATCCAaaa gATATGCTTATGGGACagagtttcataaattttatgtacGATAAAGACCACTTGACTTTTGCTAATCATCTAACACAAGGACTGAATGTATGTTTTACTCAAGGGAAACGAG atgATTCTCATCTTGTTTTGAATACCTTTTTCTGTCGAATGAG agtatACCAAGGATTGAAGTTCGGATATTCTGTTGGTTCCAAGCCCCAATATAaaccattcaaaattattttacacattaaTGAATTGGTCTTAGATGATATTTGTGTTGAGAAACCATTAGCTACATTATGCGTGAAGGCAACAGCAACTCAAGTTTCATCTGCTTATTCTG ttcCCAAAGAAATTCCTGCAATGACTTCATTTTCTACTCGTCATACAGCATCTTGTCATTTCAGCCATGTTGATGCTAg TGCAATTCCTTACCTTGGATTTCTTCCACAAGATATGGTTGGATATTCAGTATTCGATTTTTATCATATTGATGATATGCCTCAACTCaaagaaatatatgaattaG tcattaaaGAACATGGAACGTCCTTTCGTAGCAAACCATATCGATTCAAAGTTCATAACGGATGTTATATCATGCTTGAAACAGAATGGTCCTGCTTTATTAATCCATGGtcacataagttagaatttgTTGTTGGGCAACATCGAGTTCTGAA gGGCCCATCagatattaacatttttacgCCTTGTGAAATCTCAGAGACCAATGCTTCTGATGAAATCATCAAAGAAAGTCAAGCTATACAGAAAGAAATCAAAGTTATACTGTCTCAG TCTTTGGAAAATTTccaattcaagaaaaataaaaggctTTGTAACAAAAGGAAACGAGATTTGGTTTCTTTTGTCTACAGCTGCATTGATAAAGCGAATGTGAATG gtGATAAATTTGAAGTTATGGAAGAACGTGGAAGTCATACA GATCCTGATAGTGTGGTTATGGGAGATATTTCACCATTTCGAGAAATGAATGACTCTAGTGTCTCTTCCCCACCAACTGTGCAACAAATGCGATATCAAGAAAACATTGaacg attttttgctaGTCAACCTAAAACTTATTCAGATGGCtctgatgattttaaaaatgataaaagctCGAGTGTCGAAGAGTATCAAGGTAGCAGTTCTGGCTCTGGAAATGGTTCAGGATCTGGAAACGTATCAG gtaACGCTTCCAAAGAAAATCAATCTGCTTCACCAAATTACGATCGTAAAATTCAGGAGTCTGGCAGCAATTCTTCAAAAGGCAATATGTCCTCTTCTATAACTGGAGACTCTGGTTATGGTAAAAGCTGGGCAAAAGAAGGTACCAATGATCTAGATTCAAGCCAGGCTGGTCCATCGAAATCCAAATCATCcagaatgaaaaattcttgtgACAGTAATGAGGACAATATTACTTTTGCATCTTGTTTTGCACTAACGGAAGAAACACTAAGTgctcataataaaataagtcaaaaacaAATCAAACAACAGCGCAAGAATACTTCACACAAGACAGCTATCCCTATTAAAGAAAACAGAGTCCAGCAAAATGATGTCGGgcattcgaaaaataaaaagaacaaccGAAATCATAATTTGACTTCTCAAACAAACACTCCCACCACTGCTACTGTTCACACAGGATATAGGTGCGCTGCTCCAAATCCTGACCGAAGCAatcaagataatttttcaacttcCATAACCAATGCAAACAATTCATGCCTTCTCTCGCACAATACTTGTCCTGGATCTGGTCCTATACCAACACCTTTCTTTGTTCCTG TTGTTTACATGGGAAGTGTACCTTGTTTCCCTCCTGCTGTGAATCCATTTTGGTCTTATACACCTACACCTAATTCAGAGAACCAAAATCTCCCTTTCAATCCAGTTATTAATTTCCCATTGACGCCAGGCTTTCCATTTCCAACAATGCCAACCTATGTTGAAAATCTAAACTGTAATCATCATACTGTTCGCTCATCTGGAGTCACCACTACTTCTCATCATAGCACAACTACTACTACAGTTGCATCTGAAACATCCACTACCTTTAAA aatactgTTGCTGGTAAAGAGTATTCAGCATACAAAAAAGAGAATACAAAAATGGCCAAAGCTGCACAAAACCATAAACAAGATAGTGAAGGCATTGAAAGTGATATGCAAATTGATGAATCATTGTCATCTTTTACAAAAAGCTCATCACAGCAGTCACAAGACAAAGATGag gaTATGGATTTTGAcgtgaaaaaattttacgctGCATCCAGTTCTGACAAAATAGAACTGAATTCTGAAATAGCTTTCAGATATCAAATGAATACATCAAATGTAgatgaagtattaaaaaaagatagggAAATGTTGAAATCAATGCAACAACCAGATCTTGTAAATAAACAACTACAAATGCTtcagaaagaaattaaagatgaaaatgaaagtaaacCTAAAATTGAAGATGGCTTTTGTATAACTGAAGACATAATGCTTGGTTTAACAACAGAAGAGGCTGTAACTGAA